The proteins below come from a single Poecilia reticulata strain Guanapo linkage group LG5, Guppy_female_1.0+MT, whole genome shotgun sequence genomic window:
- the chd6 gene encoding chromodomain-helicase-DNA-binding protein 6 isoform X3 has product MKILKKDKQQMFTGLPKHTPPPASAAAAASDQGSIAQTAVPTIPRGHLVVGSKDQLRILTPVGSTSTANHCAAVSVHAARSHASLNEEDEGGGGGRVKKKRKKKDKRQWEKVDAEEEEKESNKPKRQKEEKETTVLTLRRSKEPKEGKEGKEGKERKERRTKGKGSRKESGADPRNAAGGKTSEPPAASGPVPVPVKIPGKRGRKPKVKVVPPVPANQAGPQVNNSQAAQIHGKSHGQANSKTAAPTAPKQRGRKPKDPGAPPLEKKKKGKRRNQELAVQEGAESDDATSTSALNMGGDDSQDPLDNAKRRSGRQVKRRKYNEDLDFKVVDDDGETIAVLGAGRISALNATALAWQAEEPPEDEANIIEKILAVRKMKKEASSEDQTEDMEEFYVKYRNFSYLHCKWATLEELEKDPRIHQKIKRFRTKQAQMKHLFTEPDDDIFNPDYVEVDRVLEVAVTTDTETGEEVTHYLVKWCSLSYEEATWELQEDLDPEKIREFEEIQKRPADLRHMERPAPDKWQKLERSRDYRNGNQLREYQLEGMNWLMFNWYNRKNCILADEMGLGKTIQSITFLYEIFKMGIRGPFLIIAPLSTITNWEREFRTWTHMNVIVYHGSQISRQMILQYEMFYRDQQGNTISGGLKFHGLITTFEMIMADCPELKKLQWRCVVIDEAHRLKNRNCKLLEGLKLMNLEHKVLLTGTPLQNSVEELFSLLNFLEPQQFPSESSFLEEFGDLKTDEQVKKLQSILKPMMLRRLKDDVEKNLAPKEETIIEVELTNIQKKYYRAILEKNFSFLSKGANQHNMPNLINTMMELRKCCNHPYLITGAEEKILESFKKSHSPEAPDFQLQAMIQAAGKLVLIDKLLPKLLSGGHKVLIFSQMVRCLDILEDYLIQRRYTYERIDGRVRGNLRQAAIDRFCKPDSDRFVFLLCTRAGGLGINLTAADTCIIFDSDWNPQNDLQAQARCHRIGQSKAVKVYRLITRNSYEREMFDKASLKLGLDKAVLQDINRKGSLNGVQQLSKLEVEDLLKKGAYGALMDEEDEGSKFCEEDIDQILQRRTQTITIQSEGKGSTFAKASFVSSGNRTDISLDDPNFWQKWAKIAEVEIDSRSEKESLVIDTPRVRKQTRHYNSFEDDELMEFSELDSDSEERPCRTRRLGDRTRRYLRAECFRVEKNLLIFGWGRWKDILNHGRFKWHLAERDMEVICRALLVYCLKHYKGDDKIKSFIWDLISPSKDGQDQALLNHSGLSAPVPRGRKGKKLKNQLNVPDVKNADWLVHCNPEVVLQDESYKKHLKQHCNKVLLRVRMLYYLKVEVLGEAANQSQEGVPASKLEVSLPDIDYIEIPVTWWDTDADKSLLIGVHKHGYERYNAMRADPDLCFLERVGMPDVTALSAEQGGSEAAAELTDSSCKTEEAKEKPESKANGEEDQDDNRQGEETCSSVDTSEKPDSTAQAEAADQQQQQKDVPDSQTPADPCNQDGPLVTTTTTGTGSGVASLHVVQARPLWPTGPALTARFRRLITAYQRFTLRREPLLRHDFLLHDGLVGMAMGGAGSAHGHHGGGPLAWQLGEELRRCSVVSTETDPLFLEWQRRWTRREQADFYRTVSSFGVVYDPERKAFDWSQFRALARLERKTDESLERYFNSFVNMCRTACKLPPKKEEGLADPGVLVEPLTEERAARTLYRIELLRKIREQVLRHPLLSARLQLCRPSLYLPVWWESGKHDRDLLVGAARHGLSRTDFYILNDPQLSFLEAHRNYVRRHPAHLHPQSHHHPHHPGMAASASQLPHCCLYESGLGHHSPQPPEYPQQASNHHQHHQPPPPTPSPSSSSSSSSHPHLHPPPLDARDSGSPSLGMVPGSRVDFLDCAPLDETLELGALHHDSDALHGGKVSKDALNGFPFNSATGGQSMLNSYGVGGADLDANLRSDVLVGEQGSSEETGLLAPSVELDQLQAPWDSADHTSPAEHMFNESDPILGPAALETGFLEEEDEEAQGGDRGGEEGGTLEECLGLPPSSSPSHPSTGDSVEPLSSSYMLFKDIGVNEEASPDQTDLSASPPLPYVPPPPLSLPDITAHEPQDGLGHANVSASLIHPAEDGDDQEGGAGFEFVDKDEEEAEKEGADRGVLVGPQMEDGEQEPDKTEEILQRLSPDLQDDGEDLSRDVQPYLGKLEQDGSLACPASIEAPPEDVDGLILYQTEEERSMDSSLDAEAFIRSETGEFLEMKESSQSSGGGFGADQVNEISEGRLDCVCLGDAAEEPMEDKPGLMALAGSELAEPGERTVSVDPDLNRSETSSFSLDRENLLDQNDIKADLTLNDVDAKSSDLKFSIDEERKPLRFVVPKTEAAEDVCPDSSDIKHSRFLSFPVKSEDTKAEQLEFPLRAPLLDVKPEDLSFSMKSESFDVKPEVLQFVAFSDCGKIKPEVKPADLRFAVYPDGARFKAEMKPEALRLAGFPETSAIKPESKPDALEFAAFSNGSGIKAEVKPEVLEFTASPEVKVEMKRETLEADSTVLTPKLEQGEAVAAAAESPLKGQVKEERPSSPVPAVEGYPGSPRFAAPASMCEIPDGLHESREPTIAQLLQEKALFSFSEWPKDRVIINRLDSICHAILKGKWPSSSEQYDSPGSVAANSCLANSLAQHHHHRAGFLPGTGPGAGPGQPRVQQGGLGFPVPPPLTRLPKERLVAPPFLPELKRAGGRRSFDYEAAAAAAAAKILAGKCASPSHTSAAAAASSSSEEKVAVVATPSHRAGAMLNGWQEAAIDLTKSSGEISTTSGAGTNEAAGIGHPNAGAAGSHKLPPLPPITAPLPGSVGIDMSGILQAGLIHPVTGQIVNGSLRGDDSLRRRRGRRRNVEALYSEFAKSRGLHLPEAQARVEAISHSSVSSSTSSPSPSPSERPAGPPTPSSSSTPTPTQTPPQPEIVAIDREAASKGLIEWLRQNPGYSMDLPAFAHSGASLLHGFVERPKQRRHRCKDPTKLDINTLTGEERVPVVHRGTGRRLGGAMAPAIKELSRWLDANSEYFVAPDWADVVKHSGFLPEGKFSRILTEPVNRDPGSRRRGRRPRSEMPKPLLSVSDSASPGIGPPLYMNGGLIGSMDSIVTLQNLRGAIPGIPIMAAGFPHGFPAGSGGSAADDAKNGLSMLPMMLHGIHHPHGAAAGIPQHALFSVGTMMAHAPPPPHSSASASASTVTTTTAASEAASPSSTTAAADRESDMEKPAEGAKRPAETAAAVITSTSRVHHTFNPFLIPGVSHGLLYPHMFLPHGGIMALPAVAPGGADGVPGSPKWRRKRAREEEERERGKAGDAEERESTVTASASSSASPPSEESRAGRAEPDSISHGEKAAAPEEKEDGSEETGDEVDRRDGEAA; this is encoded by the exons AAGCGGCGTTCGGGTCGACAGGTCAAAAGGAGGAAGTACAACGAAGACTTGGACTTCAAGGTGGTGGACGACGACGGAGAGACGATCGCCGTTCTGGGCGCCGGGCGCATCTCGGCGCTCAACGCTACGGCTCTGGCATGGCAGGCAGAA GAACCTCCAGAGGACGAGGCCAACATCATCGAGAAAATCCTGGCTgtcagaaaaatgaagaaagag GCTTCATCAGAGGACCAAACGGAGGACATGGaggagttttatgtcaaatacaGAAATTT TTCCTACCTGCACTGCAAATGGGCCACTTTGGAAGAGCTGGAGAAAGATCCCAGAATCCACCAGAAGATCAAACGTTTCAGGACCAAACAGGCTCAGATGAAGCACCTGTTCACTGAG CCCGACGACGACATATTCAACCCAGACTACGTGGAGGTCGACCGCGTCCTGGAGGTGGCCGTTACCACGGATACGGAGACGGGCGAG GAGGTGACCCACTACCTGGTGAAGTGGTGCAGCCTGTCGTACGAGGAGGCGACctgggagctgcaggaggacCTGGACCCGGAGAAGATCCGGGAGTTCGAGGAGATCCAGAAGCGTCCGGCGGACCTCAGACACATG GAACGCCCAGCTCCAGATAAATGGCAGAAGCTGGAGCGCTCCAGAGATTACCGTAACGGAAACCAGCTCAGAGAATACCAGCTGGAGGGGATGAACTGGTTGATGTTCAACTGGTACAACAG GAAAAACTGCATCCTGGCAGATGAAATGGGTTTGGGGAAGACGATCCAGTCGATCACGTTCCTGTACGAAATCTTCAAAATGGGCATCCGCGGGCCGTTCCTCATCATCGCCCCGCTGTCCACCATCACCAACTGGGAGCGGGAGTTTCGCACCTGGACGCACATGAACGTCATCGTGTACCACGGCTCGCAGATCAGCCGCCAGATGATCCTGCAGTACGAGATGTTCTACCGAGACCAGCAG GGCAACACGATCTCAGGCGGGCTGAAGTTCCACGGCCTGATCACCACCTTCGAGATGATCATGGCCGACTGTCCGGAGCTGAAGAAGCTGCAGTGGCGCTGCGTTGTGATCGACGAGGCCCACCGCCTCAAGAACAGGAACTGCAAGCTGCTGGAGGGGCTGAAGCTCATGAACCTG GAACACAAGGTGCTTCTGACCGGGACGCCGCTGCAGAACTCGGTGGAGGAGCTGTTCAGTCTGCTGAACTTCCTGGAGCCGCAGCAGTTTCCCTCAGAGAGCTCCTTCCTGGAGGAGTTCGGAGACCTGAAGACGGACGAGCAG GTGAAGAAGCTTCAGTCCATTTTAAAACCAATGATGCTGAGGAGACTGAAGGACGATGTGGAGAAAAATCTGGCGCCTAAAGAGGAAACCATCATCGAG gtggAGCTGACGAACATCCAGAAGAAATACTACCGGGCCATCCTGGAGAAGAACTTCTCCTTCCTGTCTAAAGGAGCAAACCAACACAACATGCCGAACCTCATCAACACCATGATGGAGCTCCGAAAGTGCTGCAACCACCCGTACCTCATCACAG GCGCGGAGGAGAAGATTCTGGAAAGCTTCAAGAAGAGCCACAGCCCGGAGGCGCCGGACTTCCAGCTGCAGGCGATGATCCAGGCGGCCGGGAAGCTGGTTCTGATCGACAAGCTGCTGCCCAAGCTGCTGTCGGGGGGCCACAAGGTGCTGATCTTCTCCCAGATGGTCCGCTGCCTGGACATCCTGGAGGACTACCTCATCCAGAGGCG CTACACGTACGAACGCATCGACGGCCGAGTGCGGGGGAACCTGCGGCAGGCGGCCATCGACCGGTTCTGCAAGCCCGACTCGGACCGCTTCGTGTTCCTGCTCTGCACCCGGGCCGGAGGGCTGGGAATCAACCTGACGGCCGCCGACACCTGCATCATCTTCGACTCGGACTGGAACCCGCAGAACGACCTGCAG gctCAGGCTCGATGCCATCGGATCGGACAGAGCAAAGCGGTGAAAGTCTACAGACTGATCACCAGAAACTCGTACGAGAGGGAAATGTTCGACAAGGCCAGCCTGAAGCTGGGTTTGGATAAAGCCGTTCTTCAGGACATCAACCGCAAAGGAAGCCTCAACGGG GTGCAGCAGCTTTCCAAGCTGGAAGTGGAGGATTTGTTGAAGAAGGGAGCGTACGGCGCGCTGATGGACGAGGAAGACGAAGGCTCCAAGTTCTGCGAGGAAGACATCGATCAGATCCTGCAGAGGCGGACGCAGACCATCACCATCCAGTCTGAAGGGAAAGGCTCCACGTTTGCAAAG GCCAGCTTTGTGTCGTCCGGCAACAGAACGGACATTTCTTTGGACGATCCAAACTTCTGGCAGAAATGGGCAAAAATCGCTGAGGTGGAAATCGACTCCAGATCAGAGAAG GAGTCCCTGGTGATCGACACGCCGCGCGTCAGGAAACAAACCCGCCACTACAACTCCTTCGAGGACGACGAGCTGATGGAGTTTTCCGAGCTGGACAGCGACTCGGAGGAGCGGCCGTGCCGGACCCGTCGCCTTGGCGACCGCACCCGGCGGTACCTCCGCGCCGAGTGCTTCCGGGTGGAGAAGAATCTCCTGATCTTCGG TTGGGGTCGGTGGAAGGACATCCTGAACCACGGTCGGTTTAAATGGCACCTGGCGGAGAGAGACATGGAGGTGATCTGTCG GGCTCTGCTGGTTTACTGCCTGAAACACTACAAAGGTGACGACAAGATCAAGAGCTTCATCTGGGATCTGATCTCTCCTTCTAAAGACGGACAGGACCAGGCGCTGCTCAACCACTCGG GTCTGTCTGCTCCGGTTCCTCGGGGCAGGAAGGGGAAGAAGCTGAAGAATCAGCTGAACGTTCCCGACGTTAAAAACGCTGACTGGCTCGTCCACTGTAACCCAGAGGTGGTGCTGCAGGACGAGAGCTACAAGAAGCACCTCAAACAGCACTGCAACAA GGTGCTGCTGAGGGTGAGGATGTTGTACTACCTGAAGGTGGAGGTTCTGGGTGAGGCTGCTAATCAATCTCAGGAGGGGGTACCTGCCAG TAAGCTGGAGGTGTCGCTGCCTGACATCGACTACATTGAGATTCCAGTGACTTGGTGGGACACAGACGCTGACAAGTCTCTCCTCATAGGAGTCCACAAACACG GATACGAGCGTTACAACGCCATGCGCGCCGATCCGGACCTCTGCTTCCTGGAAAGAGTCGGGATGCCGGACGTCACAGCTCTGtctgcagagcagggaggatcGGAGGCGGCTGCCGAGCTGACGGACAG CAGCTGTAAAACGGAGGAGGCGAAGGAGAAGCCGGAAAGCAAAGCGAACGGAGAGGAGGATCAAGACGACAACAGACAG gggGAGGAAACCTGTTCCAGCGTCGACACATCAGAGAAACCCGACAGCACGGCTCAGGCCGAGGCGGcggaccagcagcagcagcagaaagacgTTCCAG ATTCCCAGACGCCAGCCGACCCGTGCAACCAAGATGGACCCCTGGTTACCACGACGACGACGGGCACCGGGTCGGGCGTGGCGTCTCTTCACGTCGTCCAGGCCCGGCCGCTGTGGCCCACCGGCCCGGCCCTGACGGCCCGGTTCCGCCGCCTCATCACGGCCTACCAGCGCTTCACGCTGCGCAGGGAGCCACTGCTGCGGCACGACTTCCTGCTGCACGACGGCCTGGTCGGCATGGCGATGGGGGGCGCGGGGTCGGCTCACGGCCACCACGGCGGCGGGCCGCTGGCCTGGCAGCTGGGCGAGGAGCTGAGGAGGTGCTCGGTGGTTTCCACGGAGACGGACCCATTGTTCCTGGAGTGGCAGAGGAG GTGGACCCGCCGGGAGCAGGCGGACTTTTACCGCACCGTTTCGTCCTTCGGCGTCGTGTACGATCCGGAGAGGAAGGCGTTCGACTGGTCCCAGTTCAGAGCGCTGGCCCGGCTGGAGAGGAAGACGGACGAGAGCCTGGAGCGATACTTCAACTCGTTCGTCAACATGTGCAGGACGGCCTGCAAGCTCCCGCCGAAGAAGGAAGAAG ggtTGGCAGATCCGGGCGTTCTCGTGGAGCCGCTGACTGAAGAGcgcgccgccaggacgctgtaTCGCATCGAGCTGCTGAGGAAGATCCGAGAGCAG GTTCTGCGCCACCCGCTCCTGTCGGCCCGCCTCCAGCTGTGCCGACCGTCCCTCTACCTCCCCGTCTGGTGGGAGAGCGGGAAACACGACCGGGACCTGCTGGTCGGCGCCGCCCGCCACGGCCTGAGCCGCACCGACTTCTACATCCTCAACGACCCGCAGCTCAGCTTCCTGGAGGCTCACAGGAACTACGTCAGGCGGCACCCGGCTCATCTTCACCCCCAGAGCCATCATCACCCTCACCACCCTGGGATGGCGGCGTCTGCGTCCCAGCTTCCTCACTGCTGCCTGTACGAGTCGGGGCTCGGCCATCACTCCCCTCAGCCTCCGGAGTATCCGCAACAGGCCTCCAACCACCACCAGCACCACCAGCCGCCGCCGCCCACGCCTtcgccctcctcttcctcatcctcctcctctcaccCCCACCTCCACCCTCCGCCGCTGGACGCCAGGGACTCCGGCTCGCCCAGCCTGGGCATGGTACCGGGGTCGCGGGTGGACTTCCTGGACTGCGCTCCGTTGGATGAGACGCTGGAGCTGGGGGCGCTGCATCACGACTCCGACGCCTTGCACGGCGGGAAGGTCTCCAAGGACGCGCTCAACGGGTTCCCCTTCAACTCCGCCACCGGGGGTCAGAGCATGCTCAACTCGTACGGAGTGGGCGGAGCCGACCTGGACGCGAACCTGAGGAGCGACGTCCTGGTTGGAGAGCAGGGGTCGTCGGAGGAAACGGGGCTGCTGGCGCCGTCGGTGGAGCTGGACCAGCTACAG GCTCCCTGGGACAGCGCGGATCACACCAGTCCAGCTGAGCACATGTTCAACGAGTCCGACCCCATCCTCGGCCCAGCCGCCCTGGAGACGGGcttcctggaggaggaggatgaggaggctCAGGGCGGAGAccgaggaggagaggaaggagggacTCTGGAGGAGTGTCTCGGCCTCCCGCCTTCGTCGTCCCCGTCTCACCCTTCGACGGGGGATTCAGTGGAGCCGCTGTCGTCGAGCTACATGCTTTTTAAG GACATCGGGGTGAACGAAGAGGCCAGTCCGGATCAAACGGACCTGTCGGCCAGTCCGCCGCTGCCCTACGTCCCGCCGCCGCCCCTCTCTTTACCCGACATCACCGCCCACGAGCCGCAGGATGGACTCGGCCACGCAAACGTCTCCGCGAGCTTGATCCACCCAGCGGAGGACGGAGACGACCAGGAAGGAGGCGCTGGGTTTGAATTCGTAGACAAAGACgaagaggaagcagagaagGAAG GTGCGGACCGTGGCGTCCTGGTTGGGCCGCAGATGGAGGACGGAGAACAGGAGCCGGATAAGACGGAGGAGATCCTGCAGCGGCTTTCTCCGGACCTCCAGGACGACGGCGAGGATTTGTCCCGGGATGTGCAGCCGTACCTGGGGAAGCTGGAGCAGGACGGCAGCTTGGCGTGTCCGGCGTCCATCGAGGCGCCGCCAGAAGACGTGGACGGCCTGATCCTGTATCAAACCGAAGAGGAACGCTCGATGGACAGTTCTCTTGACGCCGAGGCGTTTATCCGCAGCGAAACCGGAGAGTTTTTGGAAATGAAGGAGAGCTCCCAAAGTTCTGGTGGTGGTTTTGGCGCGGATCAGGTTAACGAGATCTCCGAGGGTCGGCTGGACTGCGTCTGTCTGGGCGACGCTGCGGAGGAACCGATGGAGGACAAACCCGGTCTGATGGCGCTGGCCGGGTCAGAGCTAGCAGAACCCGGAGAGCGCACCGTCTCAGTGGATCCCGACCTGAACCGGAGCGAAACTTCGTCTTTCTCTCTGGATCGGGAAAATCTCCTGGATCAAAATGACATCAAGGCTGATTTGACTTTAAACGACGTCGATGCGAAGTCATCGGATCTTAAGTTCTCCATCGATGAAGAGAGGAAGCCACTGCGGTTTGTGGTTCCGAAAACCGAGGCAGCGGAGGACGTCTGCCCAGACAGCTCCGACATCAAGCATTCCCGTTTCCTCTCCTTCCCCGTGAAGTCCGAGGACACCAAAGCCGAGCAGCTGGAGTTTCCTTTGCGAGCGCCGTTGCTCGACGTCAAACCCGAAGACCTCAGCTTCTCCATGAAGTCCGAGAGCTTCGACGTCAAACCCGAAGTCCTGCAGTTCGTCGCTTTCTCCGACTGCGGCAAAATCAAACCGGAAGTGAAGCCGGCCGACCTGCGGTTCGCCGTCTACCCGGACGGCGCGAGGTTCAAGGCGGAGATGAAACCGGAAGCTCTGAGGTTGGCCGGATTTCCAGAGACGTCCGCCATCAAACCCGAAAGCAAACCCGACGCTCTGGAGTTCGCGGCGTTCTCGAACGGCTCTGGGATCAAAGCCGAGGTGAAGCCGGAGGTTCTGGAGTTCACAGCCTCGCCTGAGGTGAAGGTGGAGATGAAGCGGGAGACGCTGGAGGCGGACAGCACGGTCCTGACGCCGAAGCTGGAGCAGGGCGAggcggtggcggcggcggcggagaGTCCGCTGAAAGGCCAGGTGAAGGAGGAGAGGCCGAGCTCCCCGG TTCCTGCGGTGGAAGGATATCCCGGCAGTCCGAGGTTTGCAGCTCCGGCTTCCATGTGCGAGATTCCCGACGGGCTGCATGAGAGCCGGGAGCCGACCATcgctcagctgctgcaggagaaagCGCTCTTCTCCTTCTCCGAGTGGCCGAAG GACAGAGTTATTATCAACCGGCTGGACAGCATCTGCCACGCCATCCTGAAGGGAAAATGGCCGTCATCGAGCGAACAATACGACTCCCCTGGCTCCGTGGCAGCCAACTCGTGCCTGGCTAACAGTTTAGCgcagcaccaccaccaccgAGCCGGGTTCCTGCCCGGCACGGGCCCCGGCGCCGGGCCGGGCCAGCCGCGGGTCCAGCAGGGCGGCCTGGGGTTCCCCGTCCCGCCGCCCCTCACTCGACTTCCCAAG GAGAGGCTCGTGGCTCCTCCCTTCCTCCCTGAGCTCAAACGGGCCGGAGGTCGCCGGTCCTTCGACTACGAAGCCGCCGCAGCCGCCGCGGCCGCTAAGATCTTAGCCGGGAAGTGTGCGTCGCCGAGCCACACGAGCGCCGCCGCTGCCGCCAGCAGCTCCAGCGAAGAGAAGGTGGCGGTGGTGGCCACTCCGTCCCACCGCGCCGGCGCCATGCTGAACGGCTGGCAGGAAGCGGCGATCGATCTGACAAAATCCTCTGGAGAGATCAGCACCACGAGCGGCGCGGGGACGAACGAAGCAGCTGGAATCGGCCACCCCAACGCCGGCGCTGCAGGCAGCCACAAGCTGCCGCCGCTGCCGCCCATCACGGCGCCGCTGCCCGGCTCGGTGGGGATCGACATGTCGGGCATCCTGCAGGCGGGGCTCATCCACCCGGTCACAGGGCAGATCGTCAACGGGAGCCTGAGGGGAGACGACTccctgaggaggaggagagggcgACGGAGAAACGTGGAGGCTCTGTACTCCGAGTTCGCCAAGAGCCGAGGGCTGCACCTGCCGGAGGCTCAG GCTCGGGTTGAGGCCATCAGCCACTCCTCCGTGTCGTCCTCCACCTCCTCGCCGTCCCCGTCTCCGTCCGAGCGGCCTGCCGGTCCTCCCacgccctcctcctcctccacccccacccccacccagACGCCTCCTCAGCCAGAGATCGTGGCCATCGACAGGGAAGCGGCCAGCAAAGGCCTGATCGAGTGGCTGAGGCAGAATCCGGGCTACAGCATGGATCTGCCGGCTTTCGCTCAC TCGGGAGCGAGTCTCCTGCACGGCTTTGTGGAGCGTCCCAAACAGAGGAGGCATCGCTGCAAAGATCCCACCAAGCTGGACATCAACACTCTGACGGGGGAGGAGAGAGTCCCCGTAGTTCACCGGGGAACAGGACGCAGG CTTGGTGGCGCTATGGCTCCGGCTATCAAGGAGCTTTCCAGGTGGCTTGATGCGAACTCGGAGTACTTCGTCGCTCCAGACTGGGCCGACGTGGTCAAACACTCT GGTTTCCTTCCTGAGGGGAAGTTCTCTCGGATCCTGACGGAACCGGTCAACCGGGACCCGGGTTCGCGTCGCCGCGGACGACGGCCGCGCAGCGAGATGCCGAAGCCGCTGCTGTCCGTGTCGGACTCCGCCTCCCCGGGCATCGGCCCGCCGCTCTACATGAACGGCGGCCTGATCGGCAGCATGGACTCCATCGTGACCCTGCAGAACCTCCGCGGCGCCATCCCCGGGATCCCCATCATGGCGGCCGGATTCCCACACGGATTCCCCGCGGGGAGTGGCGGGTCGGCGGCGGACGACGCCAAGAACGGGCTGAGCATGCTGCCCATGATGCTGCACGGCATCCATCACCCGCACGGCGCCGCCGCCGGCATCCCGCAGCACGCCCTGTTCAGCGTCGGCACCATGATGGCGCACGCTCCGCCGCCGCCGCACTCGTCCGCCTCCGCTTCTGCATCCACCGTCACCACGACAACCGCAGCGTCGGAGGCAGCCAGCCCGTCATCGACGACCGCCGCCGCTGATCGAGAGAGCGACATGGAgaagccagcagagggcgccaagCGGCCGGCGGAGACGGCGGCGGCCGTCATCACCTCCACCAGCAGAGTGCATCACACCTTCAACCCCTTCCTGATCCCCGGCGTGTCGCACGGCCTGCTGTACCCGCACATGTTCCTCCCCCATGGCGGCATCATGGCGCTGCCCGCCGTGGCGCCGGGCGGCGCCGATGGCGTGCCGGGAAGCCCCAAATGGAGGAGGAAACGGgcgagggaggaggaggagagagagagggggaaggcAGGAGACGCGGAGGAGAGAGAAAGTACAGTTACCGCCTCCGCGTCCTCGTCCGCCTCGCCGCCGAGCGAGGAGAGCCGGGCCGGCCGGGCGGAACCGGACTCCATCAGCCACGGCGAAAAAGCTGCGGCGCCGGAGGAGAAGGAGGACGGGTCGGAGGAGACGGGGGACGAGGTGGACAGACGGGACGGCGAGGCGGCGTAG